A single Actinomadura algeriensis DNA region contains:
- a CDS encoding TldD/PmbA family protein, with amino-acid sequence MHDIDPAFTALPLRALADAALSRARELGAEHADFRLERIRSQTLRLSDAALETALDADDVGLSVRVVKDGTWGFAAGIDLTPRGAARVAEQAIEVAAVARPVNREPIELAPEPVHGERTWVSAYETDPFAVPTGDKVALLTDWSRRLLADDRVDHVDATLLQVKENKFFADLAGTVTTQQRVRLHPVVNAVGIADGSFDTMRTIAPPAGYGWEWLTGAHWDWDGELARIPELLAEKLAAPSVEPGRYDVVVDPSNLWLTIHESIGHATELDRALGYEAAYAGTSFATPDLLGELKYGSDVMNVTGDRTAEHGLATIGYDDEGVATQSFDIVSGGVLTGYQTDRRIARLTGADRSNGCAFADSASSMPIQRMANVSLAAAPDGPSTDELIGGVERGVYIVGDKSWSIDMQRYNFQFTGQRFYRIENGRLAGQLRDVAYQATTTEFWNSMEAVGGPQTYVLGGAFNCGKGQPGQVAPVSHGCPSALFRGVNILNTVKEGGQ; translated from the coding sequence GTGCATGACATCGATCCCGCCTTCACCGCGCTGCCCCTGCGCGCGCTGGCCGACGCGGCCCTGTCCCGGGCCCGCGAACTGGGCGCCGAGCACGCCGACTTCCGCCTCGAGCGCATCCGCAGCCAGACCCTCCGGCTCAGCGACGCCGCCCTGGAGACCGCCCTGGACGCCGACGACGTGGGCCTGTCGGTCCGGGTCGTCAAGGACGGCACCTGGGGGTTCGCCGCCGGCATCGACCTGACCCCGCGGGGCGCCGCCCGCGTCGCCGAGCAGGCGATCGAGGTCGCCGCCGTCGCGCGTCCGGTCAACCGCGAGCCGATCGAGCTGGCGCCCGAACCCGTCCACGGGGAACGGACGTGGGTGTCGGCGTACGAGACCGACCCGTTCGCCGTCCCCACCGGTGACAAGGTCGCGCTGCTGACCGACTGGTCGCGGCGGCTGCTGGCCGACGACCGCGTCGACCACGTGGACGCGACGCTGCTGCAGGTCAAGGAGAACAAGTTCTTCGCCGACCTCGCCGGGACCGTCACCACCCAGCAGCGGGTGCGGCTGCACCCGGTCGTCAACGCCGTCGGGATCGCCGACGGGTCCTTCGACACGATGCGGACGATCGCGCCGCCCGCCGGATACGGCTGGGAGTGGCTGACCGGCGCGCACTGGGACTGGGACGGCGAGCTGGCCCGCATCCCCGAGCTGCTCGCCGAGAAGCTCGCCGCCCCGTCGGTCGAGCCCGGCCGCTACGACGTCGTCGTCGACCCGTCCAACCTGTGGCTGACCATCCACGAGTCGATCGGGCACGCCACCGAGCTCGACCGCGCCCTCGGCTACGAGGCCGCCTACGCGGGCACGTCGTTCGCCACGCCCGACCTGCTCGGGGAGCTGAAGTACGGGTCGGACGTCATGAACGTGACGGGCGACCGCACCGCCGAGCACGGCCTCGCCACCATCGGCTACGACGACGAGGGCGTCGCGACGCAGTCGTTCGACATCGTCTCCGGCGGCGTCCTCACCGGCTACCAGACCGACCGGCGCATCGCCCGCCTCACCGGCGCCGACCGCTCCAACGGGTGCGCGTTCGCCGACTCCGCGTCCAGCATGCCGATCCAGCGGATGGCGAACGTGTCGCTGGCGGCCGCGCCGGACGGGCCGTCCACCGACGAGCTGATCGGCGGCGTCGAGCGCGGCGTCTACATCGTCGGCGACAAGAGCTGGTCGATCGACATGCAGCGGTACAACTTCCAGTTCACCGGGCAGCGCTTCTACCGGATCGAGAACGGCCGCCTCGCCGGGCAGCTCCGCGACGTCGCCTACCAGGCCACCACCACCGAGTTCTGGAACTCCATGGAGGCCGTCGGCGGCCCGCAGACCTACGTGCTGGGCGGCGCGTTCAACTGCGGCAAGGGCCAGCCCGGGCAGGTCGCGCCGGTCAGCCACGGCTGCCCGTCCGCGCTGTTCCGCGGCGTCAACATCCTCAACACGGTGAAGGAGGGCGGGCAGTGA